Part of the Sander lucioperca isolate FBNREF2018 chromosome 1, SLUC_FBN_1.2, whole genome shotgun sequence genome is shown below.
ACCATTTAGGCTTATAGCTGCACACATGGTTATGTTACCACCACGTTGTCCTGGGACATTGATGATGGCACGGTGTCCAATAATGTTCCTGCCACGTCTCCTGGTTTTACTGAGGTTAAAACCGGCCTCATCTACAAAAAGTAGCTCATGTCCCATGGCATCTGCTTCTAGTTCCATCACTCTCTggacaaaacaaatgcaacacatcAGGCCCATGCACAGCACTACAGTATGCACTTCCAAATTCAGAACCAATGACACTATAGCTTACCTGCACATAGTCATATCGCAGTTGCTTTACACGTTCTGTGTTTCTCTCGAAAGGAACTCTGTAAATTTGCTTCATTCTTATTCTGTGGCGCGCAAGTACACGACTTAGTGCAGAAATGCTTACACTGTGTATATTTTGAAAGATGGTGTCATTATCAATTATGCGCTGCTGTATTTCGCGCAGTCTTATTGCATTATTGGCAATCACCATGTTCACTATATGGGTCTCTTGCTCTGGAGTGAACATTCTTCCTCTgcccccaacatctggatgtctAGCAATTCTGTAAAGTaacaatttcagtatttttgcATGTATGGTACTGTTGTGTTTCTCATTAGAGTATGGCAGTGCTACAAAGTACTTACCGATTCTCATTTCGAAATGTCCTAA
Proteins encoded:
- the LOC118496069 gene encoding uncharacterized protein LOC118496069, with protein sequence MRIGKYFVALPYSNEKHNSTIHAKILKLLLYRIARHPDVGGRGRMFTPEQETHIVNMVIANNAIRLREIQQRIIDNDTIFQNIHSVSISALSRVLARHRIRMKQIYRVPFERNTERVKQLRYDYVQRVMELEADAMGHELLFVDEAGFNLSKTRRRGRNIIGHRAIINVPGQRGGNITMCAAISLNGVVHHHATIGPYNTAHIIAFLDTLHDMLTVQRPEHTRYVIIWDNVSFHRAALVRNWFTDHPFFMALNLPPYSPFLNPIEEFFSAWRWKVYDRHPHQQVALLQAMEEACGDIDQASCQAWIRHSRRYFPRCLGLEDIACDVDEILWPDPERRHDVD